The genomic interval tagGGAGATGCATTTTGTAACTGAATGcccatgtgtgcttgtgcgtagGGAGATGCATTTTGTAACTGAATGcccatgtgtgcttgtgcgtagGGAGATGCATTTTGTAACTGAATGcccatgtgtgcttgtgcgtagGGAGATGCAGGTGCTGGAGGCCCAGGCGGGTGCTGGCTGCGGGGAGGGCGGAGTCGGGGAGGCCCAATCAGGGCTGGCGGCCAGCACCGCCCTCATCGAGAGGATCCTCAGCGAGGAGCCGCGCTGGCAAGGTACGCGTGCTTTACACACACTAGCCACTGCGTACTGCGTACACGTGCtttacacacactgcatcagtACACCAGCCTTACAAGGGATGCATGCtttacacacactgcatcagtACACCAGCCTTACAAGGGATGCAAGCTTACAAGGGATGCGTGCtttacacacactgcatcagtACGCATGCtttacacacactgcattatTACATCAGTACACTGCTAAACCAGTActtaccaatacacacacacacacacacacacacacacacacacacacacacacacacacacaggcagagataCTTATTTCTTATTTAACAGAATGTATATATCAGTACGTCAGTACTATGCTGAACCAGTActgccccaaacacacacacacacacacacacacacacacacacacacacacacacacacacacacacacacacacacacgcacgcaggcaaGGTACGCCTTGTTTACACACTACATCAGTACATCAGTACAATGCTGAACCAGTActgctccaaacacacacacacacacacactcagtacttATTTCTATTTAACAGAATATTTTAACAGTAATATTTAATATTAGATTTTCAAAATATTCATGTAAGGCACTTTCAGTTCCCTGCATTTCTGTGTAGTGTGTAGAGGTTGAGTTGAAGTGACATCTGTGAGTGACCGTAGAGATGTCTGTTAGAAATGTCTGTCTGCAGGATGTTTTGAcccctctcttgctttctctctcgccCACCCTGTTGTTTGCTTCTATCCTTTCATTTCCCTTTCTATGTATTCGTCTGGACTATGGTTGCCTAGACAACAGCTATGTCTTATCCCACTATAAAACGGAACTGTGCAAGAAGCCGCCGCGGCTCTGTCGCCAAGGATACGCCTGCCCCTACTACCACAACAGCAAAGACCGCCGACGcagcccacacaaacacaaatacaggtgTGTAGTTACCAGGTGTGTAGTTACAGGTGTGTAGTTACCAGGTGTGTAGTTACAGGTGTGTAGTTACAGGTGTGTAGTTACCAGGTGTGTAGTTACCAGGTGTGTAGTTACAGGTGTGTAGTTACCAGGTGTGTAGTTACCAGGTGTGTAGTTACAGGTGTGTAGTTACCAGGTGTGTAGTTACCAGGTGTGTAGTTACCAGGTAGAACTCTCAATTAttatcacaaacacaaatacaggtgTGTAGTTACCAGGTGTGTAGTTACCAGGTAGAACTCTAAATTAtgatcacaaacacaaatacaggtgTGTAGTTATCAGGTAGAACTCTAAATTATTATcacagcccacacaaacacaaaaacaggtGTGTAAATACAGGTGTGTAGTTACCAGGTAGAACTCTAAattattaacacaaacacaaatacaggtgTGTAGTTACCAGGTAGAATTCTAAattattaacacaaacacaaatacaggtgTGTAAATACAGGTGTGTAGTTACCAGGTAGAATTCTAAattattaacacaaacacaaatataggTGTGTAGTTACCAGGTAGAATTCTAAattattaacacaaacacaaatacaggtgTGTAGTTACCAGGTAGAATTCTAAGTTATTATcacagcccacacaaacacaaatacaggtgTGTAGTTACCAGGTGTGTAGTTACCAGGTAGAATTCTAAgttattaacacaaacacaaatacaggtgTGTAGTTACCAGGTAGAATTCTAAattattaacacaaacacaaatacaggtgTGTAGTTACCAGGTAGAATTCTAAATTAttatcacaaacacaaatacaggtgTGTAGTTACCAGGTAGAATTCTAAGTTATTATcacagcccacacaaacacaaatacaggtgTGTAGTTACCAGGTAGAATTCTAAGTTATTATcacagcccacacaaacacaaatacaggtgTGTAGTTACCAGGTAGAATTCTAAGTTATTATcacagcccacacaaacacaaatacaggtgTGTAGTTATCAGTTAGAATTCTAAATTATTATcacagcccacacaaacacaaatacaggtgTGTAGTTATCAGTTAGAATTCTAAGTTAttatcacaaacacaaatacaagtGTGTAGTTATCAGTTAGAATTCTAAGTTAttatcacaaacacaaatacaggtgTGTAGTTATCAGTTAGAATTCTAAGTTATTATCACAgcccacacaaatacaaatacaggtGTGTAGTTATCAGTTAGAATTCTAAGTTATTAacacagcccacacaaacacaaatacaggtgTGTAGTTATCAGTTAGAATTCTAAGTTATTAacacagcccacacaaacacaaatacaggtgTGTAGTTATCAGTTAGAATTCTAAGTTATTAacacagcccacacaaacacaaatacaggtgTGTAGTTATCAGTTAGAATTCTAAATTATTAacacagcccacacaaacacaaatacaggtgTGTAGTTATCAGTTAGAATTCTAAATTAttatcacaaacacaaatacaggtgTGTAGTTATCAGTTAGAATTCTAAGTTATTAacacagcccacacaaacacaaatacaggtgTGTAGTTATCAGTTAGAATTCTAAGTTATTAacacagcccacacaaacacaaatacaggtgTGTAGTTATCAGTTAGAATTCTAAGTTAttatcacaaacacaaatacaggtgTGTAGTTATCAGTTAGAATTCTAAGTTATTATcacagcccacacaaacacaaatacaggtgTGTAGTTATCAGTTAGAATTCTAAATTATttacacaaacataaatacaGGTGTGTAGTTACCAGTTAGAATTCTAAGTTATTATcacagcccacacaaacacaaatacaggtgTGTAGTTATCAGTTAGAATTCTAAGTTATTATcacagcccacacaaacacaaatacaggtgTGTAGTTATCAGTTAGAATTCTAAGTTATTATCACAGCCCACACAAATACAGGTGTGTAGTAATCAGTTAGAATTCTAAGTTATTATCACAGCCCACACAAATACAGGTGTGTAGTTATCAGTTAGAATTCTAAGTTATTATcacagcccacacaaacacaaatacaggtgTGTAGTTATCAGTTAGAATTCTAAGTTATTATCACAGCCCACACAAATACAGGTGTGTAGTAATCAGTTAGAATTCTAAGTTATTATCACAGCCCACACAAATACAGGTGTGTAGTTATCAGTTAGAATTCTAAGTTATTATcacagcccacacaaacacaaatacaggtaTGTAGTTATCAGTTAGAATTCTAAGTTATTATcacagcccacacaaacacaaatacaggtgTGTAGTTATCAGTTAGAATTCTAAGTTATTATCACAGCCCACACAAATACAGGTGTGTAGTAATCAGTTAGAATTCTAAGTTATTATCACAGCCCACACAAATACAGGTGTGTAGTTATCAGTTAGAATTCTAAGTTAttatcacaaacacaaatacaggtgTGTAGTTATCAGTTAGAATTCTAAGTTAttatcacaaacacaaatacaggtgTGTAGTTATCAATTAGAATTCTCAATTATTATcacagcccacacaaacacaaatacaggtgTGTAGTTATCAGTTAGAATTCTAAgttattaacacaaacacaaatacaggtgTGTAGTTATCAGTTAGAATTCTAAGTTAttatcacaaacacaaatacaggtTTGTAGGTTTGTAGTTATCAGTTAGAATTCTAAGTTATTATcacagcccacacaaacacaaatacaggtgTGTAGTTATCAGTTAGAATTCTAAGTTAttatcacaaacacaaatacaggtgTGTAGTTATCAGTTAGAATTCTAAGTTAttatcacaaacacaaatacaggtgTGTAGTTATCAGTTAGAATTCTAAGTTAttatcacaaacacaaatacaggtgTGTTATATACTCGCAGTCATACGTTACTATCACAAATACAGCTGTGTAATAAACTCCCTGTCTAACAGTCATAAGTTAGTATGCACAGTCATAAATACAGTAATCACAGTGTGATTTTGTTTCATGTTATGTCATGATCTTAAATGCAAGCGAAACTTATTGCGTAAAACGGATGAAATGACAAAAACATCAAAGTGCAGGTGATGTCAACACAGACAATGAACCGAAACGAGGCGAGAACAGAAAATGGAGGGAAACTGAAAAGAGGGGAAGTGACACGTGAGAGATGAGGGCGGGGTCAGAGAGCATAAACAAAGAACACATGGCAGACGagttacacaacacacagcaaggACAAAGACGGGGGCAGCTGAACTAAAACGGGGAGCGGAGACGAGTGGAGAAACTTGGTTGCTGTCCATAAATTACATGTCATAGTTTTAATGGGGAGTAGGTCAAATAATATGTGAATGTAAACAAAGCCATTTTTATTTGGAGGAGAGTTCCACAGGTGTCCTTTAATGCTGGATGATGTgctcttaatgtgtgtgtgtgtgtgtatgtgcgtgtttgcgtgtgtgtttgtgtgtgtgtgtgcgtgtgtgtttgtgtgcgtgtgtgtgtgtgtgcgtgtgtgcgtgcgtgtgtgtgcagagcttTGCCCTGTCCAGCGGTTAAACATAGCGATGAGTGGGGAGACCCAAGCAAGTGTGAGAGCGCGGAGGCCTGCCAATACTGTCACACACGCACCGAGCAGCAGTTTCACCcagaggtaaacacacacacacacacacacacacacacacatgcatacatacacacacacacatacatacacacacacacacacacatacatacatatatatatatatggttggCTATAGCTTTATCTCTCCTTAATGCAAGTGACTGTGATTGGCTATAGCTTTATCTCTCTTTTATGTGTACGACAGATTGGCTGTAGGTTCATCTCTCCTTTATATGAGTGACTGTGATTGGCTGTAGCTTCATAACTactctgtgtgagtgattgtGATTGGAGGTGCTTGTTTGTGGTCGATGACTTTCAGTTCTCTCTGTCTGCAGATCTATAAGTCCACCAAGTGTAATGATATGCAGCAATGTGGCAGCTGCCCTAGAGGACCGTTCTGTGCCTTTGCCCATGTGGagagtaagacacacacacacacacacacacacacacacacacacacaccttcacgtACACTACTCGCTTACACAatgataataatagtaatagtaataataataataagctttatttgtatagcaactttcatacacagaatgcagctcaaagtgctttacattgggAAGGTTTGGATGGTgattttgataccacagattAATGGAGACCCAGTCTGACAATGGAGGGAAAATCCGGAACACAGTTTTATTTATAATGATGTATAACATCATGACATAACACAGCTTGTAGCACCCAATAAAATGTCTgaaccaataatgtaataactttttgccaataatgtaataagtTATTACGTTATGGCTATTACGTTATCAGTTGAAGTGTGTGAAAGCTTAACGTGTGTGACAGCCGTGCCTTTTAGCTCAGTACACAattcaacatcatcatcatcatcatcatcatcaataatCTTATctccgagagagagagtaggggatGTTTGTATAGTCATGTTTTTAAGCAGCTATTTAAAGTACACTGCCATGGTGACATTGTATATCCAGTTAATAAACCTTAAATAAACCTTATTGGCCGTTACTACATTATTGGCTACATTGGCTACACACCTAAAGATCCACCAGCTGCTCTAACtggacaaggaaatagttagggtttaaaggtgctctaagtgatgctaTGCGTTAAGgcttaagtatccttccagccATTGGCCATCCCATCTTACGTGGACCACTCTGATTAGTGCCAAGTTGCAATctggagcagatagctactaaCACAGGGGTTGTacccatgcagaacagtgaaacactgcaaaagcATGATATTCCCTCGTATCTgtaaacacacagtcacacacagatatacacagggacagtacaggaACAGAATGAAATAACAACAGGCATCTCATATGTGGAAGAACCCATAACAGAAATCAGGACATAAGTTACTTATGAATATAACAATCatgagttattattattattattattattataattataagtTCTGAATCCAATGCTCTCAGCAACATACCAACACACAGTCTCAGGCATTAACATTTTCACCAATGTCAGAAACATTCCACTGGCTGAGTATGATCACATATGTACATGTCTCTTGTGGATctcatatgtacatgtgtgtctctcttgtgatctcatatgtacatgtgtgtctctcttgtgatctcatatgtacatgtgtgtctctcttgtgatctcatatgtacatgtgtgtctctcttgtgatctcatatgtacatgtgtgtctctTTTGTCACAGAATCCAcatacacagaacagacatcatGACCTGAGGATGTGCACGCTGCACACTGccaacacatactcacatactagATTAGCTTTGTTATACTCTATAATATAGCAAATGTATTCATAATTCCTTGAAAGTTTTAGCAGTATAGACTCTATATTTTCATACTAAAATGAAATCTATTGTATCTGTATATAATTACATTACTATACTGTGTGTATTTCTATACTGCACTATTTTCATTGTAATATTACTATAATGCTCCAGTATTATAGTAACTGTAAGCAAAGTAAATAAGGAGAATTCTATAACCCCCTGCCCCCTCCTGCTTTCTGCCCTCCAGAGCCCCCCATCAGTGATAGCTCCCCCCTGCCCACGCCCTCCTCCCCCCTGCCCCACGTTGGGGCCAGCGTGCTCCCCGGAGACGACCCAGGCAGCGGGGTGGCAGAGCAGGGGCTGCTGGGTAGGGTCCTGTGTGAGGAGGTGCTGCCTCTGGACGGGCCCGTCTCCCCCTGGGCAGGTGAGGGCGGCTACGGCAGGGCGCCCGGCTTCGAGCGCGAGGATCAGGTGAGCGACGCCGAACTGACCACACGGCTATGCTTGACGTGCTTTAGTGTAGTTAATGTAGGTATATTTTTACGGCTGAGTTGCCTTTATTGTGATAGGACAGTGatagattgacaggaagtgagtgggagagagatggggtgggatcgggaatgACCCGAGCTGGACCCGTGGACACTTGGACCTGAATATGGTACGGGCGTTGTAGCTAGTCACACCACAGTGCCCCCCTACATCATGGCTTTTCTCTGGATTAAACATTGGGTTGATttctggccccagctgtggcgcaactggctggggcacctgcaccttacgccggcgacccgggttcgattcccgccccgtggtcctttccggatcccaccccgactctctctcccactcacttcctgtcactctccactatactgtcgcattaaaggcataaaagcccaaaaaatatacttaattttttttttttttaaacaaagtaAGCACCATACCCTTAACTGCCATACCGTCTGTGGTGTTAAATGTGGAGGATGACACCGTGGTGTAAATCATTCCATACGATGAAGATCTCAGCAATGATTGGTTCAGGGTTAAATCATTAGTTTCCATGGCAATGTTACACCCACAGGGAGAGCACAACAGAAGAAGATTTTGCTGACCGTTCTGTGTTTTTGTCTTGTGatattgttgttatttattGTTTAGTGTTAAAAATGTCCTTATCTGTTGCACTTTTTcttcttcaccgtgggatagagagaaacacaaTTTATAATTCCTCTGCATGTCTACTATATGTGAAGAatttgacaataaagctgactttgactttgagtgAGAGTGCAGAGCAGAGTTGAACCTCAGTATTGTTTTATCCAATCAAAACAGCCCAAAAGCGAAATGCAGGCCATCAAGGCTTGCCAGGAAAGCACAGACTTGCGTGTTGAGTATTCCCACAGTGATGTGTGGTGATGCCGGCAGTAAGCAGGTGTGTTAGGAACTCATTTtcgttttctctcttctctcctctcaggcCAAGCAGAAGGGCTTCTCCTTGGAGCGGCTCAAAGACCTGGGCCGCCAGCACAGCAAACAGGTACCACTACTACTGCCTCCTGCTGGCTTGGAGTCATTTCTCTGCAAATTCGCAACACCGTTTAACTTACAGCTCTAAGTGTTTGAAGGgagctatgtactgtatgtatttatttatgcatgGGAAAGAAAGAGCACTGTATTCTGTGTTACTTCATGGAATAAAATATGACATTCGCTGCCATTTGCAAGTTTGGACTGCTTTTAAATTTCCATGGCAATCCATGATAGGGTTTTCAGAAAATCAGTTAGCCTTTTTAAATGATAAACTAAAATAATAAACAAGGTAATGCTAATGGATGTGTTATAGAGTGGTATAAATTAGTATGGAGTGTAGAGTTGACAGTGTTGGAAGCCGTGATAAAACCTGTTTATGGTTATCGGTATATGGCACACTTATGGGCGACTTACAGTATAGGAACACTACATTAGTTAAAAATAATAGTGAAGTTAAAAAGCTCATATTAAGCATAATAGTAATGTTAATATTAACAACCATGTCAATAACAGTACCAAGTATCATATGAACAAAGTTTTCATATGAACAAAACCCCCATATGTAACGTTTGTAGGACCTGCAGGTGTTCCTGCCGGTGGGGAGCCCTCTGAGCTTCTCGTCCAGCGTGCCCTCCAGCCTGGCGGCCACCCCCCCCAGCCCCGCGCCACTCGGCCCGTCCCCGGGCATGAACGCCAACGCTCTGCCCTTCTACCCGCCCAGCGAGACGGTGGAGTCCGTCGTGGGTGAGTCGCGCGGGTGGAGGGAGGAGATGGTGTCGTCTCATTacattttaacccttaaaggtgtgggtttttgaacattctagcATAAGATTccattccgcaacaattgaaggttctaaaattctatgttgaattcaatgaacccagatattctttggaacgttcattttctaattttctggtgtgacggtacaccttttaagggttaaaaaaaagaaaaaaagtgggCAGTCATGGCCTACTAGTtggggcttgtaaccgaagggttgccggttcgatccccaaccagtaggaacggctgaagtgcccttgagcaaggcatttcTGTCCAATGAAATGTTTGTGGTGAGtgatgtgagtgagagaaagatctGACGacgaagaagagaagaggagtgatGAACTTTACATTGGACTTGTAGTAGTGACTGAATGGAGAGTTGATTGCGTGGATGATTTCCTTACCGTCTGGTTGTGTTTATGgtgtgatgtttgtgtttgtgtgtgtgtgtgtgtgtgtactatgtgatgtgtgtgtctatgtgtggaaCTGATGTGATTTGTGGGTGTGTATTCCTTCCCTGGACAGAGTCTGCATTGGATGATCTGGACCTGAATGACTTTGGTGTGTCGGCGCTGGAGAAAAGTCTAGAAAGCAGCTCTGCCCTACCCAGCATGGGACTTATGATGGGTTAGTCTGCtttaaaacagacacacacacacacatatacacacacacacacacccacaccacacacatacacatacacacacacacacacaatgcacatgcgtgcgcacacacacacacacacacacacacacacacacaaacattctctctAATTGTTGGGACAAACCAAAAAGGTTGTATATGTTTTAGATTACATTTGTCGCCTTCTTCCAATTTGGTTTACAGAGCACAATTCGTGCAGTCTCTTTCTATGTCAGTTTCTCTCTCGGTATGCTATTGTGTGCGGCTCAGGTAGATAATCAGGTGACTGCTCAGGTGTGGATTCTcacctgtgtttgtgttccaGGTGGGAGTCAGCTGCAGTGCTCTGCCCCCGTCAACATCCCAGGATCCTTCAGCGGCTCCACGCCCTTCATctccccctcgccctccccacCAGTCAGAGCTCACCATTCCCCCTTCCTGTCCCACCTCCCCCAGCCTGGCCAATCGGAGAGCAGTTTCCTGGGCCCTTCCCACAGTTCACTGGGTACGTCACAACTTGTATGTCATGTGCCGGTTCTGCTTGTATGTCACGTGCCGGTTCTGCTTGTATTATAACCCTTGTATGTCACGTGCCGGTTCTGCTTGTATTATAACCCTTGTATGTCACGTGCCGGTTCTGCTTGTATTATAACcctttatcacccggagagaagaaatactcttttctgattggctggtggggtggctattcattctgaataacaggacacctatgaTCTAGTAGAGaaagtttaatcaccgttccatatcaatgcttatgaatggtaactataacaaccatagtaggacgacggttgagcctggaagcaggcttcgcaacaaaggaatcaactgtaaacaagctaactgtccatgctatcgctgttaggcccaaagaaagttgtaagctacaacaaactgaacaagtgGGCTTCTTTTTAACCCGAACCACTTGTCTCCTTTACGTGCTATTAACGCATCAATGACTATTGCCAATAGTGACTATTAACGCATCAATGACTATTGCCAATAGTGACTATTAACGCATCAATGACTATTGCCAATAGTGACTATTAACGCATcaatgactattgcctatagtgaCTATTAACGCATCAATGACTATTGCCAATAGTGGCAACGGGGTTCAGCTCGTCCTGTCCTTTAGGTCGTCCTGTTaaacggaattaatggactcggacGGAGGCAGCTAGTTCTTTGCCCTCTGCCTAgaccctcgtccattaattctgtataacaggacacctcggcggccgttatcccttacgtatTTCACTAAAGACAGTTCTGCTTGTATTATAACCGTGTATTATACTGAGAACAATGCAACGTTGCCAGTTTTTTCTAAGGCTATTTTCAATGATTTCCCTCTTATATAATGTCTTTGGTGGTGGTGTGAAGTGCTGTACTATTCTACTCCTTCCTTTAACTGGATGGCGTGTttaaattgtttgtttgtttgtgtgtttgtgtttgtgggtcgCAGGCTTGAATGGCATGAGCAGCAGCATCTGGGAACACTTCCCTCCGAGTCAGGGCTCGCCGGGGACCCCCCCAACGCTGCTGCCAGGGGGGGCCATGTACCCCGAGGCCGCCCGCCTCAAACAGGAAGTAGAGGAGGCCAACCGCGTGCTCAAGCAGTGGGATCAGAGCTGGAGACAGatggcacaggtgtgtgtgtgtgtgtgagagagagagagagggcagggtgGAATAgaggtgtgtttgttttgtttgctgtGTGTTAACGCTGGTTAACAGGTATGTTGTGTGTTGACgctatgtgggtgtgtgtgtatgtgtgtgtgtgtgtgtgtgtgtgtgctgagatagcagcagagagagagagagaaagagagggagtgaggatggtaggatagagacagagggccagatgtactaacgcttttgcgcccatttcaggcgtatttgtttcgcaatgtgcgtgtaaaatcattgcgaggtatgtacaaacaggccgcaatgatgtaaaagcgcaaactgcctgtcacgggagctgaaagtggcacattgcgattgtcatgtcatgcacatgcattcatgggaggatccaggggaaagtgggagtttagcataaaaagatgggaggggaagagtaaagagtgcctagttatgtattccgcggtatgtacaaagactgctcctgaaagcgcacgtctattctgcgcctaaatacttccgccttgtaaaagcaggtgttaatccaaattgcagttcaatgcgtcaataagagaacctttcaaagacaacagaatcgctatttagaacaccagtttttgtggtgaaagtatttgtactaccaaaagcaaccttaactttcgttggcctttcgcatgtcttactttcactttcacgtcattcacttaaactttcctacttgctagatttgaccaatcttccatagcctacgtgcacaagtagtttgagtagaactactgatcttcattatctccctgcttgtttacaccttatcatgtatggtattatttcatgatcgctaaacgtttgattctttttaatgttgtcatcagttaacttcattcaactgcgcttgtatgtaggcgctgccgttcagttgtggacgttcgtaaaattgcgtttatgggcggagaaacaGCGCCCATAACAACaactgacagcgttcgcaatctgcggtgtgtccatgtcGCTTATAAccctacgttcgcaaatgtacgtacatctggcccagagagaaagagaaagagggagggagggaggatggtgggatagagatggagagagagagggagagagatagcatGGTAGGATAGCagcagagaaagatagagatatgatagagaaagagtgggagagatggagagagagagggagagatagcatGGTAGGATAGCagcagagaaagatagagacatgatagagaaagagtgggagagatggagagagagagggagagatagcatGGTAGGATAGCagcagagaaagatagagacatgatagagaaagagtgggagagatggagagagagagggagagatagcatGGTAGGATAGCagcagagaaagatagagacatgatagagaaagagtgggagagatggagagagagagggagagatagcatGGTAGGATAGCagcagagaaagatagagacatgatagagaaagagtgggagaga from Alosa sapidissima isolate fAloSap1 chromosome 3, fAloSap1.pri, whole genome shotgun sequence carries:
- the unk gene encoding RING finger protein unkempt homolog isoform X3; amino-acid sequence: MSKTPLQSNSSVGSATSVGVSSSSSSSPAGGSTSPANVLHVQPEKPQHYTYLKEFRTEQCPLFVQHKCTQHRPFACFHWHFLNQRRRRPIRRRDGTFNYSPDVYCTKYDEGTGNCPDGDECPFLHRTAGDTERRYHLRYYKTGSCIHETDAKGHCSKNGPHCAFAHGSHDLRSPVYDIREMQVLEAQAGAGCGEGGVGEAQSGLAASTALIERILSEEPRWQDNSYVLSHYKTELCKKPPRLCRQGYACPYYHNSKDRRRSPHKHKYRALPCPAVKHSDEWGDPSKCESAEACQYCHTRTEQQFHPEIYKSTKCNDMQQCGSCPRGPFCAFAHVEKPPISDSSPLPTPSSPLPHVGASVLPGDDPGSGVAEQGLLGRVLCEEVLPLDGPVSPWAGEGGYGRAPGFEREDQAKQKGFSLERLKDLGRQHSKQDLQVFLPVGSPLSFSSSVPSSLAATPPSPAPLGPSPGMNANALPFYPPSETVESVVESALDDLDLNDFGVSALEKSLESSSALPSMGLMMGGSQLQCSAPVNIPGSFSGSTPFISPSPSPPVRAHHSPFLSHLPQPGQSESSFLGPSHSSLGLNGMSSSIWEHFPPSQGSPGTPPTLLPGGAMYPEAARLKQEVEEANRVLKQWDQSWRQMAQAHQERKQQDQSWRHIAQSWAVMKADAEEARALASRLASEAERARQEQEEAQRQASALQEALESMRTADNPHMQMHQMQLPQRLPLEAICSLQAQVCSCLHSEAVYRKQRVLCVSCGEAGTVSLPCQHGLQCDACASSRECPLCAEQQQQHQQQQQQQHSQGLPP
- the unk gene encoding RING finger protein unkempt homolog isoform X1 — its product is MSKTPLQSNSSVGSATSVGVSSSSSSSPAGGSTSPANVLHVQPEKPQHYTYLKEFRTEQCPLFVQHKCTQHRPFACFHWHFLNQRRRRPIRRRDGTFNYSPDVYCTKYDEGTGNCPDGDECPFLHRTAGDTERRYHLRYYKTGSCIHETDAKGHCSKNGPHCAFAHGSHDLRSPVYDIREMQVLEAQAGAGCGEGGVGEAQSGLAASTALIERILSEEPRWQDNSYVLSHYKTELCKKPPRLCRQGYACPYYHNSKDRRRSPHKHKYRALPCPAVKHSDEWGDPSKCESAEACQYCHTRTEQQFHPEIYKSTKCNDMQQCGSCPRGPFCAFAHVEKPPISDSSPLPTPSSPLPHVGASVLPGDDPGSGVAEQGLLGRVLCEEVLPLDGPVSPWAGEGGYGRAPGFEREDQAKQKGFSLERLKDLGRQHSKQDLQVFLPVGSPLSFSSSVPSSLAATPPSPAPLGPSPGMNANALPFYPPSETVESVVGESRGWREEMVSSHYILTLKESALDDLDLNDFGVSALEKSLESSSALPSMGLMMGGSQLQCSAPVNIPGSFSGSTPFISPSPSPPVRAHHSPFLSHLPQPGQSESSFLGPSHSSLGLNGMSSSIWEHFPPSQGSPGTPPTLLPGGAMYPEAARLKQEVEEANRVLKQWDQSWRQMAQAHQERKQQDQSWRHIAQSWAVMKADAEEARALASRLASEAERARQEQEEAQRQASALQEALESMRTADNPHMQMHQMQLPQRLPLEAICSLQAQVCSCLHSEAVYRKQRVLCVSCGEAGTVSLPCQHGLQCDACASSRECPLCAEQQQQHQQQQQQQHSQGLPP
- the unk gene encoding RING finger protein unkempt homolog isoform X2, producing MSKTPLQSNSSVGSATSVGVSSSSSSSPAGGSTSPANVLHVQPEKPQHYTYLKEFRTEQCPLFVQHKCTQHRPFACFHWHFLNQRRRRPIRRRDGTFNYSPDVYCTKYDEGTGNCPDGDECPFLHRTAGDTERRYHLRYYKTGSCIHETDAKGHCSKNGPHCAFAHGSHDLRSPVYDIREMQVLEAQAGAGCGEGGVGEAQSGLAASTALIERILSEEPRWQDNSYVLSHYKTELCKKPPRLCRQGYACPYYHNSKDRRRSPHKHKYRALPCPAVKHSDEWGDPSKCESAEACQYCHTRTEQQFHPEIYKSTKCNDMQQCGSCPRGPFCAFAHVEKPPISDSSPLPTPSSPLPHVGASVLPGDDPGSGVAEQGLLGRVLCEEVLPLDGPVSPWAGEGGYGRAPGFEREDQAKQKGFSLERLKDLGRQHSKQVFLPVGSPLSFSSSVPSSLAATPPSPAPLGPSPGMNANALPFYPPSETVESVVGESRGWREEMVSSHYILTLKESALDDLDLNDFGVSALEKSLESSSALPSMGLMMGGSQLQCSAPVNIPGSFSGSTPFISPSPSPPVRAHHSPFLSHLPQPGQSESSFLGPSHSSLGLNGMSSSIWEHFPPSQGSPGTPPTLLPGGAMYPEAARLKQEVEEANRVLKQWDQSWRQMAQAHQERKQQDQSWRHIAQSWAVMKADAEEARALASRLASEAERARQEQEEAQRQASALQEALESMRTADNPHMQMHQMQLPQRLPLEAICSLQAQVCSCLHSEAVYRKQRVLCVSCGEAGTVSLPCQHGLQCDACASSRECPLCAEQQQQHQQQQQQQHSQGLPP